A genomic segment from Methanothermobacter tenebrarum encodes:
- the thiC gene encoding phosphomethylpyrimidine synthase, with product MTQMDEAKKGIITEEMKAIAKEENVPEDFIRRGVANGRIIIPNNINREVKPVGIGEGLRTKVNATIGTSTDIVDLKMEEEKAKIAIENKADTLMELSVGGDLDKIRKRILEISQIPVGSVPVYQAAIETIRKKGAAIYMDEDIMFKTIEKQAKDGIDFMAIHCSINMETLKRLKRQGREGGLVSRGGAFISAWIVENETENPLYKDFDYILEIAKEYDFVLSLANGMRAGAIADATDRAQVQELIILGELIDKSREAGVQAMVEGPGHIPLDEIKANVILQKKLCKGAPFYMLGPIVTDIAAGYDHIVAAIGAAASAAAGADFICYVTPAEHLALPFPEDVKEGVIATRIGAYVGDMSKGIHNGEKDLIMANARKKLDWEAQFDVAMCPADARRIREERPPEDPDTCTMCGEYCAVKIVNEWLESAQEDIFTD from the coding sequence ATGACACAAATGGACGAAGCCAAAAAAGGTATCATAACAGAAGAAATGAAAGCCATCGCCAAAGAAGAAAATGTCCCAGAAGATTTTATAAGAAGGGGCGTGGCCAATGGTAGGATAATCATCCCAAACAACATTAACAGGGAAGTGAAACCCGTTGGTATAGGTGAAGGGCTCAGAACAAAAGTAAACGCCACAATAGGAACCTCTACAGACATAGTAGACCTCAAAATGGAGGAAGAAAAAGCAAAAATCGCAATCGAAAACAAAGCAGACACACTCATGGAACTCTCAGTCGGAGGCGACCTAGACAAAATCAGAAAAAGAATCCTAGAAATCTCCCAGATACCAGTAGGCAGCGTACCAGTATACCAGGCGGCCATAGAAACCATAAGGAAAAAAGGCGCCGCAATCTACATGGACGAAGACATAATGTTCAAAACCATAGAAAAACAAGCAAAAGATGGCATAGACTTCATGGCCATACACTGCAGCATAAACATGGAAACCCTCAAAAGATTAAAAAGACAAGGCCGCGAAGGAGGCCTCGTGAGCAGAGGCGGGGCATTCATTTCAGCTTGGATAGTTGAAAATGAAACAGAAAACCCACTCTACAAAGACTTCGACTACATCCTAGAAATAGCGAAAGAATATGACTTCGTATTATCACTCGCAAATGGTATGCGCGCAGGGGCGATCGCAGACGCAACAGACCGCGCGCAAGTCCAAGAACTCATAATACTCGGAGAATTAATCGACAAGAGCAGGGAAGCTGGAGTCCAGGCCATGGTAGAAGGTCCGGGGCACATACCATTAGATGAAATAAAAGCAAATGTTATATTACAAAAAAAGTTATGCAAAGGAGCCCCATTCTACATGTTAGGACCTATTGTCACCGACATAGCAGCCGGTTATGATCATATTGTAGCCGCGATAGGAGCCGCAGCATCCGCGGCCGCTGGCGCAGATTTCATCTGTTATGTCACACCAGCAGAACACCTTGCACTACCATTCCCAGAAGATGTTAAAGAGGGTGTTATAGCCACAAGGATAGGAGCATACGTAGGTGACATGTCCAAAGGAATACACAATGGTGAAAAGGACCTTATAATGGCCAATGCACGTAAAAAGTTGGACTGGGAAGCACAATTTGATGTTGCAATGTGTCCTGCAGACGCCAGGAGAATAAGAGAAGAAAGACCACCAGAAGATCCTGACACTTGTACAATGTGTGGAGAGTATTGTGCAGTGAAGATAGTGAACGAATGGCTTGAAAGTGCACAAGAAGATATCTTCACAGACTAA
- the hxlB gene encoding 6-phospho-3-hexuloisomerase, producing MIIKEAIKLIIKNIQEVLESIDEKAIERLIETLTSSKRIFVIGLGRSGLVAKAFAMRLMHLGMNVFVVGETITPAIKEDDCLIAISGSGETSYIIKAANIAKDRGSKVVAITSYPKSSLSKIADLTVTVKGKTKIDGEQNYIKRQMKGEHHSKAPLGTLFEVSALVFLDGLIAELMEKLNKKEEDMKKMHDVFE from the coding sequence TTGATAATAAAAGAAGCTATCAAGTTAATCATAAAAAACATCCAAGAAGTTTTAGAGAGCATAGATGAAAAAGCCATAGAAAGATTGATTGAAACCTTAACATCCTCTAAGAGAATATTCGTGATCGGATTGGGACGTTCAGGGCTTGTAGCAAAGGCTTTTGCAATGAGACTAATGCACTTGGGCATGAACGTATTCGTAGTTGGGGAGACCATAACCCCAGCCATAAAAGAGGATGATTGTCTGATAGCAATCTCAGGATCTGGGGAGACAAGTTACATTATAAAAGCTGCTAACATAGCCAAGGACAGAGGTTCAAAGGTAGTTGCCATAACATCATACCCGAAATCATCCCTTTCAAAAATCGCAGATCTTACAGTGACTGTAAAAGGGAAAACTAAAATAGATGGTGAACAAAATTATATAAAAAGACAAATGAAGGGCGAACACCACTCAAAAGCACCCCTAGGGACACTATTCGAAGTATCTGCTCTAGTATTCCTAGACGGGCTAATAGCAGAGCTAATGGAAAAACTAAATAAAAAAGAAGAAGATATGAAAAAAATGCATGACGTTTTCGAATGA
- the lysS gene encoding lysine--tRNA ligase: MKHWVERIADELKKKDIEEHVIASGTSISGAIHIGNSCDVFIANAITRSLLEDDMKAKTIWVADDHDPLRKVPYPLPESFERYLGVPYSMIPCPEGCCEGFVEHFQRPFLESLKKFKIKLEAYSGAQMYKDGSYNKYIRISLERADDIRRIFNKYRENPLPDDWLPYNPICDKCGRINTTYANDFQGDTVYYKCKCGFNGETDIKMGNGKLTWRVEWAARWKMLNVTCEPFGKDHAASGGSYDVSSEISREIFDYPPPYPVPYEWITFKGEAMSKSKGIFFTPGQWLEIGPPESLNYFIFRSKPMKHKDFNPEMPFLDFMDQFDRTERIYYGMESATSKKEEEKLKRIYKTSMIQEFEDLPLRPSYRFMVVAYQIAGENLQRIYKILKKNSQLPPEFDDKNLNDLKNFQREQLIERIEHVKNWLGKYAPEMVKFQVQEKLPPVELSKEQKMFLSEVADIIEERKLTATELHDEIYKTLRKHNLKPREGFQAIYKVLIGKKMGPRAASFLLSLDKEFVIKRLKLEK, encoded by the coding sequence TTGAAGCACTGGGTTGAAAGAATAGCGGACGAACTTAAAAAAAAGGACATAGAAGAACATGTAATAGCCAGTGGAACCTCCATATCAGGAGCCATACATATTGGGAATTCATGTGACGTTTTTATAGCCAATGCCATAACAAGGAGCCTGTTAGAAGATGATATGAAAGCCAAGACCATATGGGTGGCTGATGATCATGACCCGCTCCGTAAAGTACCATACCCCTTACCTGAAAGTTTCGAGAGGTATCTTGGAGTACCATATTCCATGATACCATGCCCCGAAGGCTGTTGTGAAGGATTCGTGGAACACTTCCAAAGACCATTCTTAGAAAGCCTCAAAAAATTCAAAATAAAACTTGAAGCATATTCTGGAGCCCAAATGTACAAGGATGGATCATACAATAAATATATTAGGATATCCTTGGAAAGGGCAGATGATATAAGGAGAATATTTAATAAGTATCGTGAAAATCCGCTCCCAGATGACTGGTTACCCTATAATCCCATCTGTGATAAATGTGGTAGAATAAACACAACCTATGCCAACGACTTCCAAGGGGATACTGTCTATTATAAATGTAAGTGCGGATTTAATGGTGAAACAGATATCAAAATGGGAAATGGTAAACTTACTTGGAGGGTGGAATGGGCTGCGCGATGGAAAATGTTAAATGTCACCTGCGAACCCTTTGGTAAAGATCATGCAGCGAGCGGAGGATCCTATGATGTCAGCAGCGAAATATCCAGGGAAATATTCGATTATCCACCACCATACCCTGTACCCTATGAATGGATAACCTTCAAAGGAGAAGCCATGTCAAAATCAAAGGGCATATTCTTCACACCAGGACAATGGCTAGAAATAGGACCTCCAGAAAGTTTGAATTATTTCATATTCAGGAGCAAACCAATGAAACACAAAGACTTCAACCCTGAAATGCCATTCCTAGATTTTATGGACCAATTCGACCGCACAGAAAGAATATACTATGGCATGGAATCAGCCACGTCAAAAAAAGAAGAAGAAAAATTGAAGAGGATCTACAAGACATCTATGATACAAGAATTTGAGGACTTGCCATTACGTCCATCCTATAGGTTCATGGTAGTGGCCTATCAGATAGCCGGCGAAAACCTTCAGAGAATCTATAAAATCCTCAAGAAAAATTCACAATTACCCCCAGAATTCGATGATAAAAACTTAAATGATCTGAAGAATTTTCAAAGAGAACAACTCATTGAAAGAATAGAACACGTGAAAAACTGGCTGGGAAAATACGCCCCAGAAATGGTGAAATTCCAAGTCCAAGAAAAACTACCCCCAGTAGAACTATCAAAAGAACAAAAAATGTTCCTCAGCGAAGTCGCCGACATCATAGAAGAAAGAAAGTTAACTGCAACAGAACTACACGACGAAATCTACAAGACACTGAGAAAACACAACCTAAAACCAAGAGAAGGATTCCAGGCAATCTACAAAGTCCTTATAGGGAAAAAGATGGGCCCAAGAGCAGCATCATTCCTCCTATCCCTTGACAAAGAATTCGTCATAAAAAGACTAAAACTGGAAAAATGA
- a CDS encoding carbohydrate kinase family protein yields MNEIDLLAIGHTAIDYIIQIDEFPPPNSSVTIKRMKKMHGGAAANVALTASSLNLKTSLVSAVGGDFIGSEYHEKLKKFKINTDSMIIIEDESTPTAFIMTNSKKDQISYFYWGAAKNFKNTEAPYKTIQEARAVHLATGDPSFNGKCGEIARKEDKIISFDPGQDLHLYTKKQLEKVIRLTDILFGNHFEIDRIQKKLSMNIKKLQEIGPHIIVKTYGKQGSIIYAEEKIEIGAIVRRAIDPTGAGDSYRAGFLRAYLEGADLETCGKFASTVASFIVEAEGTQTNIPNYKMVKNRYENYWNEKLKLKG; encoded by the coding sequence TTGAACGAAATAGACCTACTAGCAATAGGACACACAGCTATCGATTATATAATCCAAATAGACGAATTCCCACCACCCAACTCTTCAGTAACCATAAAAAGGATGAAAAAAATGCACGGCGGCGCCGCTGCAAACGTTGCACTAACCGCATCATCCCTCAACCTCAAAACCTCGCTAGTATCAGCAGTAGGAGGAGACTTCATAGGATCAGAATACCATGAAAAACTCAAAAAATTCAAAATAAACACAGATTCCATGATCATCATAGAAGACGAGAGCACGCCCACAGCATTCATAATGACAAACTCCAAAAAAGACCAGATAAGCTACTTTTACTGGGGAGCGGCCAAAAACTTCAAAAACACTGAAGCACCATACAAGACAATACAAGAAGCCCGCGCAGTCCACCTAGCCACAGGCGACCCATCATTCAATGGCAAATGCGGAGAAATCGCACGAAAAGAAGACAAAATCATATCATTCGACCCGGGACAAGACCTCCACCTTTACACAAAAAAACAACTAGAAAAGGTAATAAGACTAACAGACATACTATTCGGCAACCATTTCGAAATAGACAGAATCCAAAAGAAACTCTCAATGAACATAAAAAAACTACAAGAAATCGGCCCACATATAATAGTGAAAACCTATGGAAAACAAGGCAGCATAATATACGCAGAGGAAAAAATAGAAATAGGAGCTATAGTACGCAGAGCAATCGACCCCACCGGCGCTGGGGACTCATACCGTGCAGGCTTCCTACGAGCCTACCTTGAAGGGGCTGACCTCGAAACGTGTGGAAAATTCGCATCCACAGTAGCATCATTCATAGTGGAAGCCGAAGGCACACAAACCAACATACCAAACTACAAAATGGTGAAAAACCGGTACGAAAATTACTGGAATGAAAAACTAAAACTCAAAGGGTGA
- a CDS encoding LysR family transcriptional regulator: MKEKPIIGISIDGVELDYKLLEMLEWVSRTCSQRKAADKVGITVQVFNRRILKFEDKLGFKLVKSSKSGSELTPEGAKILKKYHEYKNLLEESERILIAAGYISSQLMMALIEAYKLEAALYTCSDDEAYHLSKKCRLDLIALDDPLIAFRNNLDFIPIAYDHLALIPGDKIQKINELNNARFVAVENSSQRLAWRILREKGIKFKIAKKVKSPFQAFEIVQNNPKLYTFLNASKFPGNDILKNETRHVISIIPFNERINDFIDFISNKGQSTIQKEGFERIK, translated from the coding sequence ATGAAAGAAAAACCAATTATTGGTATCTCCATAGATGGTGTTGAATTAGATTACAAATTACTTGAAATGTTAGAATGGGTCTCAAGGACGTGTTCCCAGAGAAAAGCCGCCGATAAGGTTGGTATAACAGTCCAAGTATTTAATAGGCGCATACTAAAATTCGAGGATAAACTAGGATTCAAGTTAGTTAAAAGTAGTAAAAGTGGTTCTGAACTCACACCAGAAGGGGCTAAAATCCTTAAAAAATACCATGAATACAAGAACCTCCTAGAAGAGAGTGAAAGGATCCTAATAGCAGCCGGTTACATATCCTCCCAGCTTATGATGGCATTAATAGAAGCTTATAAATTAGAAGCGGCACTATACACTTGTAGCGACGATGAAGCATACCACCTTTCAAAAAAATGCAGATTGGACCTAATAGCATTAGATGATCCACTTATAGCATTCAGGAACAACCTAGACTTCATACCAATCGCCTACGACCACCTAGCACTCATACCAGGAGACAAAATCCAAAAGATCAACGAACTTAACAATGCAAGGTTCGTCGCCGTGGAAAACTCCTCACAAAGACTAGCATGGAGAATATTAAGAGAAAAAGGCATAAAGTTTAAGATCGCAAAAAAGGTTAAATCACCATTCCAAGCATTCGAGATAGTGCAAAATAACCCAAAACTTTACACCTTCCTTAACGCGAGCAAATTCCCAGGAAACGACATACTAAAGAATGAGACAAGACACGTGATAAGCATAATACCATTCAACGAACGCATAAACGACTTCATAGACTTCATATCCAACAAAGGACAATCTACAATCCAAAAAGAAGGATTCGAAAGAATCAAATAA
- the hacA gene encoding homoaconitase large subunit, which yields MPMTISEKILAKAAGKKEVEAGEIIMANIDVAMMHDLTGPLAVEAFKKIGSEKVWDPSKIVVLFDHQVPADSIEAAENHIIMRKFVKEQNIKDFYDVREGICHQVLPEKGHVTPGDVIVGTDSHTCTHGALGAFATGIGSTDMAMVLATGKLWFKVPETIQFKIEGQPKDHVYAKDIILYIIGKIGIDGATYKACEFTGSTVKNMNISERLVLCNMAIEMGGKTGIIEADEKTIEYVKKRSKKPYNVMKTDPDAPSLEKIQVNIEGLEPQIACPHNVDNVKPISEVEGTEIDQIFIGSCTNGRIEDLRDAAKILKGKKVSKKVRMLIIPASREVYTKALNEGLIKIFIDAGAIICNPCCGPCLGGHIGLLGPGEVSLSTSNRNFKGRQGSPESEVYLSSAAVAAASAIKGKITHPKNI from the coding sequence ATGCCCATGACTATTTCTGAAAAAATACTCGCAAAAGCCGCTGGTAAAAAGGAAGTAGAAGCCGGTGAAATAATAATGGCCAACATAGACGTGGCCATGATGCATGATCTAACAGGTCCGCTCGCCGTTGAAGCATTTAAAAAAATAGGATCGGAAAAAGTATGGGATCCCTCCAAAATCGTTGTACTCTTCGACCACCAAGTACCAGCAGATTCCATAGAAGCTGCTGAAAATCATATAATCATGAGAAAATTCGTGAAAGAACAAAATATAAAGGACTTCTATGACGTCAGAGAAGGTATATGCCACCAAGTACTCCCAGAAAAAGGTCATGTCACCCCCGGAGATGTTATAGTTGGAACAGATTCACATACTTGCACCCACGGAGCCCTCGGAGCATTCGCCACCGGTATAGGATCAACAGACATGGCAATGGTCCTAGCCACCGGAAAACTATGGTTCAAAGTCCCAGAAACCATCCAATTCAAAATAGAAGGCCAACCCAAAGATCATGTATATGCAAAGGATATCATATTATATATCATAGGGAAGATTGGGATAGACGGAGCCACATACAAAGCCTGTGAATTCACAGGAAGCACAGTGAAAAACATGAACATCTCAGAAAGACTTGTGCTCTGCAACATGGCAATCGAAATGGGTGGCAAAACAGGAATCATAGAAGCAGATGAAAAAACCATAGAATACGTGAAAAAAAGATCGAAAAAACCCTACAATGTCATGAAAACAGACCCTGACGCACCTTCACTCGAAAAAATACAAGTAAACATCGAAGGCCTCGAACCACAGATAGCATGTCCACACAACGTAGATAACGTTAAACCAATAAGTGAAGTGGAAGGAACAGAAATAGACCAAATCTTCATAGGGTCATGCACAAACGGGCGCATAGAAGATCTGAGAGACGCTGCAAAAATACTAAAGGGTAAAAAAGTATCAAAAAAAGTCAGAATGCTAATAATACCCGCCTCAAGGGAAGTTTACACAAAAGCATTAAACGAAGGCCTAATAAAGATATTCATAGATGCAGGTGCAATAATATGCAACCCATGTTGCGGCCCATGCCTCGGAGGACACATAGGACTCCTCGGACCCGGGGAAGTCAGCCTTTCAACTTCTAACCGGAACTTCAAAGGCAGACAAGGAAGCCCAGAATCGGAAGTATACCTATCATCCGCGGCAGTGGCCGCAGCCTCCGCAATAAAAGGAAAAATAACACACCCAAAGAATATCTAA
- a CDS encoding 3-isopropylmalate dehydratase small subunit, whose translation MKGRVWKFPDNIDTDQIIPGRYLVIRDPKELAKHLMEGIDPKFPDKIKKGDFIVAGKNFGCGSSREHAPLALKGAGISAVIAESFARIFYRNAINLGIPLLEAPGISKHLKTGDEIEIDLEKGIIKKNKKEFKFKKLPKFMVEILKKGGLIPYLKNKNW comes from the coding sequence ATGAAAGGAAGAGTTTGGAAATTTCCAGATAATATCGACACCGACCAGATAATACCTGGCAGATACCTCGTCATAAGAGACCCCAAGGAACTTGCAAAACACTTAATGGAAGGTATAGACCCAAAATTCCCAGATAAAATTAAAAAGGGCGATTTCATAGTGGCGGGAAAAAATTTTGGATGCGGTTCATCAAGAGAACACGCCCCCTTAGCCCTAAAGGGTGCTGGGATATCAGCAGTAATCGCAGAATCCTTCGCAAGAATATTCTACCGTAACGCAATAAACCTTGGAATACCCCTACTAGAAGCCCCCGGCATATCAAAACACTTGAAAACAGGAGACGAAATAGAAATCGACCTAGAAAAGGGTATAATAAAAAAGAATAAAAAGGAATTCAAATTTAAAAAGTTACCAAAATTCATGGTCGAAATACTTAAAAAGGGTGGTTTAATCCCCTACCTCAAAAATAAAAACTGGTGA
- the nrdD gene encoding anaerobic ribonucleoside-triphosphate reductase, which produces MIKDSHVLAALPSKADISVEKNNGIREKFSHEKLVKSLLMVGSPLWAAEKIASKVAKSAYDGIPTKEIKMLVYTSLKEIDEETADKYLAARKLKVRTSRDTIESFDQKKIEKSLIKEAGASPQLAKRIATEVWKELKKLDVEYLTAPMIREMVNTKLIEHGLEKLRRKYTRLGIPVYNITELITEGSRDNANMIHNPETVHKYVADEALKQYTLLHILPHRLADAHMSGDIHIHDLEFFAARPLNCLQHDLRLFIKHGLRVDGTGDHTSVAGPPKHLETLMNHAGEIMLAAQQNMSGGQAMSLWNVFVAPFAAKLSYDEIKQAVQMFIFNLNMAYAARGSQVPFTSINLEFAVPDFLLDVPAYGPRGEHVGVYGDFYEEARQVTRAFTEVLLEGDADGKPHLFPNTIYVIRRETLKDEFEDDLHLVHELAAKYGTAYFVNMLADYRGEMSNYMGCRTLLSDNWTGDWEKDCLRTGNLAYVTLNLPRIAYQAKDDDEIFDYLDEYLDLAIDVLKLRRKQALECLNDYNLLPFLTQEIEGENYYRIENATLSFGYVGLNEMLEYHTGNSITDPDANKFGLKVIKYLYERAQELKKETGLRWSVLQTPAESTAHRFAMLDSELHSEKAILQGKEDSYYYTNSSHVPVDSEVDIVKKIRIEEKYHPLTPGGHIFHAWLGEAQPDAQALQKFTKNICKNTDIGFWAYSNTLSFCLRCKTLMRGLQETCANCGEKDEVEWYDRITGYVQQVGRAKSSSGGWNKGKRQELLDRKRYNL; this is translated from the coding sequence GTGATTAAAGATTCGCACGTTTTAGCTGCACTTCCTTCAAAAGCAGATATTAGCGTTGAAAAAAACAACGGGATAAGAGAAAAATTCAGCCACGAAAAACTCGTCAAATCACTATTAATGGTCGGTTCACCACTCTGGGCCGCTGAAAAAATAGCATCAAAAGTCGCCAAATCAGCCTACGATGGCATCCCCACCAAAGAAATAAAAATGTTAGTATACACTTCACTAAAAGAAATCGACGAAGAAACAGCAGACAAATACCTAGCCGCCAGAAAATTAAAAGTTAGAACATCACGTGACACAATAGAATCATTCGACCAGAAAAAGATAGAGAAAAGCCTAATAAAAGAAGCTGGGGCGTCACCGCAACTAGCAAAGAGAATAGCCACAGAAGTGTGGAAAGAACTTAAAAAACTTGACGTAGAATACCTTACAGCCCCCATGATAAGGGAAATGGTCAACACCAAACTCATCGAACACGGCCTAGAAAAACTAAGAAGAAAATACACCAGACTAGGAATACCAGTATACAACATAACAGAACTCATAACCGAAGGCTCCAGGGACAACGCAAACATGATACACAACCCAGAAACAGTCCACAAATATGTAGCCGACGAAGCACTCAAACAATACACCCTACTCCACATACTACCACACCGCCTAGCAGACGCACACATGTCAGGAGACATCCACATACACGACCTAGAATTCTTCGCAGCCCGACCACTAAACTGCCTACAACATGATCTAAGATTATTCATAAAACACGGCCTCAGAGTCGACGGCACAGGAGACCACACATCAGTCGCCGGACCTCCAAAACACCTTGAAACCCTCATGAACCATGCCGGAGAGATAATGCTAGCAGCACAACAAAACATGTCAGGCGGCCAGGCCATGAGCCTCTGGAACGTATTCGTAGCACCATTCGCCGCCAAACTATCCTATGATGAGATAAAACAAGCAGTGCAAATGTTCATATTCAACCTCAACATGGCATACGCCGCAAGAGGGAGCCAAGTCCCATTCACAAGCATAAACCTAGAATTCGCAGTACCAGACTTCCTACTAGATGTACCAGCTTACGGGCCCAGAGGCGAACACGTAGGAGTCTACGGAGACTTCTATGAAGAGGCTAGGCAAGTTACAAGGGCATTTACTGAAGTGCTCCTTGAAGGAGACGCTGATGGCAAACCCCACCTATTCCCGAACACAATCTATGTTATTCGCAGGGAAACCCTCAAGGACGAATTTGAAGATGACCTACACCTTGTACATGAATTAGCTGCTAAGTATGGGACAGCATACTTTGTTAACATGCTAGCAGATTACAGGGGCGAAATGTCCAATTACATGGGGTGCAGAACACTCCTATCAGATAACTGGACAGGAGACTGGGAAAAAGATTGTCTCAGAACAGGAAACCTTGCATATGTAACATTAAACCTTCCAAGAATAGCCTACCAGGCAAAAGACGACGATGAGATATTCGATTATCTAGACGAATACCTAGATCTTGCAATAGACGTGTTAAAATTGAGAAGAAAACAGGCTCTTGAATGTCTAAATGACTATAATTTATTACCATTCCTCACACAAGAGATTGAAGGCGAAAACTATTATAGGATAGAAAATGCAACCCTAAGCTTTGGATACGTCGGCCTAAACGAAATGTTAGAATATCATACAGGAAACAGCATCACAGATCCTGATGCCAACAAATTCGGACTCAAGGTAATAAAATATTTATATGAACGCGCCCAGGAACTCAAAAAAGAAACAGGACTGCGATGGAGCGTCCTACAGACGCCAGCCGAGAGCACAGCCCACAGATTCGCAATGCTAGACAGTGAATTACACAGTGAAAAGGCCATACTCCAAGGAAAGGAAGACTCATACTATTATACCAATTCAAGTCACGTTCCAGTAGACTCCGAAGTAGATATTGTGAAAAAGATAAGAATAGAGGAAAAATATCATCCACTGACACCAGGAGGACATATATTCCATGCATGGCTTGGAGAAGCACAACCAGACGCCCAAGCCCTCCAAAAATTCACAAAAAACATCTGCAAAAATACAGACATAGGATTCTGGGCCTACAGCAACACCCTAAGCTTCTGTCTCAGATGTAAAACCCTAATGAGAGGACTCCAGGAGACCTGCGCTAACTGCGGCGAAAAAGATGAAGTAGAATGGTACGACCGCATAACAGGATACGTGCAACAGGTCGGAAGAGCCAAATCATCAAGCGGAGGATGGAACAAAGGGAAAAGACAAGAACTACTCGACAGAAAACGCTACAACCTATAA
- a CDS encoding archaemetzincin family Zn-dependent metalloprotease, whose translation MILIQAIGKIEGKILEILKNCISKILNTKVIISSQFLDIPENAYNPLRGQYNSTKILLFLKSVIKEDFDRILGITDADLYAPGLNFVFGEAESPGKFAIISLYRLKHPDKKIFIERMLKEAIHELGHAFGLAHCSNPSCVMYFSNSIIDTDKKTYMFCKKCLKKLKLAN comes from the coding sequence ATGATACTTATACAAGCAATTGGAAAAATTGAAGGAAAAATCCTAGAAATCCTGAAAAACTGTATAAGTAAAATTCTTAACACTAAAGTTATAATCTCTAGCCAATTTTTAGATATTCCAGAAAATGCCTATAATCCACTAAGAGGTCAATATAATTCAACAAAAATACTATTATTTTTAAAAAGTGTCATAAAAGAAGACTTTGATCGCATATTAGGGATAACCGACGCAGATTTATATGCACCAGGTCTAAATTTCGTATTTGGAGAAGCAGAATCCCCTGGAAAATTTGCCATAATATCCCTGTACAGATTAAAACATCCAGATAAGAAAATATTCATAGAAAGAATGCTGAAAGAAGCCATACATGAACTCGGCCACGCCTTTGGATTAGCCCATTGCAGCAATCCATCTTGTGTAATGTATTTCAGCAACAGCATCATAGATACGGACAAAAAAACTTACATGTTCTGTAAAAAGTGTCTAAAGAAATTAAAACTAGCCAATTAA
- a CDS encoding isocitrate/isopropylmalate family dehydrogenase has product MYKIAVIPGDGVGKEVMDAALHILGGLDLDFEYEFAEAGDECAEKTGDPLPDETLEIIKKSDACLFGAAGETAADVIVKLRRELDLFVNLRPVRSLPGVGGLYG; this is encoded by the coding sequence ATGTACAAAATAGCAGTCATACCAGGAGACGGAGTCGGCAAAGAAGTAATGGACGCCGCACTTCACATACTCGGCGGCCTAGATCTAGATTTTGAATATGAATTCGCAGAGGCTGGAGATGAATGCGCAGAGAAAACAGGAGACCCACTCCCAGATGAAACCCTAGAGATCATAAAAAAATCAGATGCTTGCTTATTCGGCGCTGCTGGAGAAACCGCAGCCGATGTCATAGTTAAACTCAGGCGTGAGTTGGATTTGTTTGTTAATTTGAGGCCTGTTAGGTCTTTGCCTGGTGTTGGTGGTTTGTATGGTG
- a CDS encoding UGSC family (seleno)protein, with protein sequence MMILSPLAETEKKETSINRIGKIEKITLFNNTKPNADIILEEIPKSLKGNIKILRSTKPAGAPATDKKIQEAAQSDLCILALGDCGSCTTWLILDALRLEKTGTPTITICSDKFSKFAKELATAHGAPKLRIVEIKHPIAGLEKQKVIKKTKQTIKDIKKHIR encoded by the coding sequence ATGATGATCCTAAGTCCACTCGCAGAAACAGAAAAAAAAGAAACCAGTATAAACAGGATAGGGAAAATAGAGAAAATCACCCTATTCAACAATACAAAACCCAACGCAGACATAATACTCGAAGAAATCCCAAAAAGCCTAAAAGGTAATATAAAAATCTTAAGATCCACAAAACCCGCAGGAGCACCCGCAACAGACAAAAAAATACAAGAAGCCGCACAATCAGACCTCTGCATACTAGCACTTGGAGACTGCGGATCCTGCACAACATGGCTCATACTAGACGCCCTACGCCTCGAAAAAACAGGAACCCCAACTATCACAATCTGCTCAGACAAATTCAGCAAATTCGCAAAAGAACTAGCCACAGCACACGGAGCACCAAAGCTCAGAATAGTCGAAATAAAACACCCAATAGCCGGCCTAGAAAAACAAAAAGTTATCAAAAAAACAAAACAGACAATAAAAGACATCAAAAAACACATACGGTGA